GGACGCAACCGCATCTTTTCAGTCAACGCTGCACCGCTTGGTGGCGATGAGAAATCACGTGGTGCCTTGGCAACCTTTCGTGATGTAACCCACGTTGAAGAACACCGTGAAGAATTGGAGAAGATGCTCGGGCTACTCCGAAATAGTCGGGATGAAATTGAAAAGAAGAATGGGGAACTCGAAATCTTGGCAACCCAAGACGCGTTAACCGGTTGCCTCAATCGTCGAGCGTTCTTCGAGCGTTTTGAAACGTTGTGGGCGGATGCAAAAGCGAACAAGACGACCCTTTCTTGCATCATGATCGACAACGACCATTTTAAAAATGTCAATGATACTTACGGTCACCATATCGGGGATGAAGTCTTGCGCCGCGTCTCGGCGCTAATCCGCAAACGACATCAACATCATGGGTTGGTTTGCCGCTATGGTGGCGAAGAGTTCTGTGTTGTGCTACCGAATCTAAGTTTGCGGGAAGCGATTAACGAAGCAGAGCAAACGCGTGAAGCTATAAGCCAAATCGTATTTGATGATCCTGCGGAGCTGACATTAACGGCCAGCTTGGGGGTATCCGAATTACGCTTCAATCCATCCGATACGCAGGAACTAATCAACCAAGCGGATTGCTGCCTGTACGTGGCCAAACGCGAAGGGCGTAACCGGGTCATCTGTTACAACAATACGATGCAACAGGAATCTGAAGAAGCCGCCAAACCGTTAGAGCGAGTGAAAGCGAAACAGCTAAACGTTTCTTATCAAGCGGTCACCGGGCTGATGTCGGCGTTGTCTTACCGTGACGCTAAAACCGCCGAACATGGTCGCCGTGTCGCCGACCTTTGTTCCCGTGTGGCTGATCAGATTCTCGATCCTGCACATACGTATTTGATTGAAGTTGCAGCTCTACTACATGAAATCGGTAAAATCGGCGTGCCTGACTCTCTTCTACTAAAATCAGATAAATGGTCTGCGAGCGATTTGCAAATCCTTGACCGGCACAATCACAACGGACTTGAGATTATCGCCGGTGCATTCAATTGCAAAGAATTGACGGCCTTGATCAGAGCCTATTATCAATATCAACGCAGGGGAATGGAGGCAGACGCCGAATTGGCGAAGGATCCTCATCTTGACGAACGGATACGTTGGTCCGCAAAACTTTTGGTCATTGCCGACAACTACGACTCGATGGTTTCAGGTACGGGCAGTCTTCGAGACAAATCACACGCCGAAGCAATGGCATATCTCCGCCGTGATACAGGGAACAAGTACGATGCCGCCGTCGTCGCCCATTTCATCGATGCAATGGAAAATCGCGTGCCGACGCTCGCGGCGGGGGCGTTTTCGATCGGAAAACAAGCGGCGATTCAAATCGGCATGGATGTTGAACGATTAACCATGGCGATCACGAAACAGGACCTCGGCGAATTGAAACTTTACGTCGATTCGCTAGCCACCACGGCGGATCAGATTGGCGTTGATTCAATCGCGTTCGCCGCTCGGCAAATTGACATGAACACAGAAGAGGACGAAAGGTTGCTAATCGATATCCACACACTACTCGACATTGCTCGCAATGCTCAAACCGAGTTTTTGCGAGAATCTCTAGAACTAAAAAGTCAACTAACGGCCGAGACTTAGTCGAACCGTCGATTCGTCGTTAGCCTTCTTTCCCGCCTAAAGAGTCTCCGCTCGAAACATATCTTTGTGGTACGCGAGTGAACCGACCAACAAATTGGCTCGTGGCGTCGTCGCAAATCAAAGACGGATGGGTCGGCTAACACGCGTCTTTTCTAAAGTCAGTGAATTCTCAGGGACGCGTCTAAAAACCTCCTGAGTTTCGCAACAAAATCCTCGATCGTTTTTTACGAAGGTCTACGTACCGACTCAAAACCTTGACGACTTTCGCTACTAAAATTTCATAGCCTATCCGGCCTAAGAACGCATCCACTACGACCGATACAATCGGGAGCATCGGCTTTTTTTCGTAAACCAGTACTAGGTTAACGCCCCCCGCTCGATTATTGTAAAAGACCCCCTAAACACCCTAGATTGTTTTTGCATTTTGCCGAGGACTGCAGCGATGGCCTTTCCTAGTCGCCGAAAATTCCGATCCATTCGCCAATCCTTCTTTGGCTCTGCAAAAATCGAGGAGCAGAAATCGTCAAAACGTCGAAGTTTTCGTGCGCGATTGGAACAGCTCGAAGATCGCCGACTGTTGGCTGTGGGTGCACTTCCCTTGCCCGCCGCGCCACAGGTTACCGATACGACTAACATCGCGATCGTCGCAGGACTGCTTCAAGTCAGCGACACCGGTGATGCCAGCGATGATGACTTTTTGATCAGCTACGCAGGGGGTGTGTACACGATCACCGACAACAATGGTGCGGAGATCAAGACCAGCATCGCTGGAGCAACAGGTGATGGAACCGATAGAGTGACCATCCCAGACACGGGTATCACCGGTATTGAATTCAACACGCTCGGTGGAAATGACACGCTACGAATTGATCAGACCGGCGGCAATTTGGCTGTCCCGCTAGCGTTTCTTGGTGGCGATGATGATGATGAGTTGATACTGGTTGGCGGGACGGCGACCGATGTGACATTTTCCTATGATACCGAGAATGATGGCAACATCGAAATCGACGGGCAATTCATCAGTTATACCGGTTTAGAACCGATCACGTCGACGATCGACGCCGTCAATATTGTCTTGAACTATGGTGCCGCAGAGGAAACAATTACGGTTTCAGCCGCGGGAGTAGGGCAAACGAACGTTGATTCCGATGTCGGTGGTGAAACGACAACCTTCAACAATCCGAGCGGATCACTAACAATCAATCCCCAAGCCGAAGACGAAGAGGGTGGGGATCGAATCATTCTCGGCGCTGTCGGAAGCGATTTCGATGCTGACTTGAGTATCCATGCCGGCCCCGACGATGCGATCACGATTGAGTCTCCCGTAGCAGACGTTGGTAGCGGCAATGTCGTTCTCACCGCTGGCAACATCCAGTTTACGGAGGGAACAATCCGGACGAGCGGTACGGTGATGATTTCGTCACCAAACATCGAACTTACTGGTACGCAATTCGATGACGTTTTAGCCATTACGGCGACTTCGGAGGACTCAGGTTCCTTTCAACTCGAAAGCAATGGGTTAGCAGGACCAAGCGTTGAATTTATTGCTGCAAGTCGTCTTTCGTTCTCAGGGCTCGATGGTGATGACATCCTGCGGATTTCCAATCCCACCGAAGGGCTGTTTCGTCCCGATGGCGGGATCACGTTTAACGGTGGCGATCAAA
The DNA window shown above is from Novipirellula aureliae and carries:
- a CDS encoding diguanylate cyclase — its product is MNVLLVVLIQEFIASFRLAVALVCVGVSLILGGQWLGFVPNAELVEAKGRQALCESIAINASGHLRHKQWVDLKTMMRTQVERNDQLLSIGLRSDMGTLRLDTGHHAEMWPKSDDEATRVLAIRVPITLNRRPWGDVEFCFRQSATSAFSPLSENSVYRLVAFFALAGLGSYTLFVARIMGVFSRTQVVPDRVRQALDTLAEGLLVLDEEGRIILANRAFATTVGMDNEELTFKTAADLAWSFPSTDRTDPVYPWVGAIAGGELQSDCILHYRLPDGRNRIFSVNAAPLGGDEKSRGALATFRDVTHVEEHREELEKMLGLLRNSRDEIEKKNGELEILATQDALTGCLNRRAFFERFETLWADAKANKTTLSCIMIDNDHFKNVNDTYGHHIGDEVLRRVSALIRKRHQHHGLVCRYGGEEFCVVLPNLSLREAINEAEQTREAISQIVFDDPAELTLTASLGVSELRFNPSDTQELINQADCCLYVAKREGRNRVICYNNTMQQESEEAAKPLERVKAKQLNVSYQAVTGLMSALSYRDAKTAEHGRRVADLCSRVADQILDPAHTYLIEVAALLHEIGKIGVPDSLLLKSDKWSASDLQILDRHNHNGLEIIAGAFNCKELTALIRAYYQYQRRGMEADAELAKDPHLDERIRWSAKLLVIADNYDSMVSGTGSLRDKSHAEAMAYLRRDTGNKYDAAVVAHFIDAMENRVPTLAAGAFSIGKQAAIQIGMDVERLTMAITKQDLGELKLYVDSLATTADQIGVDSIAFAARQIDMNTEEDERLLIDIHTLLDIARNAQTEFLRESLELKSQLTAET